CGTTCCGTTACCGACGTGGTCAAGGAGGGAGACGAAATTCTCGTCAAGTGCATCGGCATCGACAAGCAGGGCAAGATCAAGCTCTCCCGCAAGGAAGCCCTCGGCGAAAAGCTGCCCGAGGCCTGATCTCGATTGCCGGGCATGATAAGGTCGACCCGTCTCGATAACGGGATTCTCGTCCTGTCCGAAAACATGCCGGGTGTCCGCTCCGTCTCTCTCGGATATTGGTTTCGGAGCGGCTCCCGGCATGAACCGCCGGAGCTGAACGGCATCACCCATTTCATCGAGCACATGCTCTTTCGCGGCACGTCCAGCCGGAGTGCCCACGCCATCGCCCGGGAAATGGACGCCGTCGGTGGTTTTCTCAACGCCTTCACCAGCAGGGAATTCTGTTGCCTCTACGCCAAGGTCCAGGGGGACAAGCTCCCCCTGGCCATGGATCTGCTCTCCGATATCCTGCTCAATTCGCGCTTCGACGCCCGGGAAATCGACAAGGAAAGACGGGTCGTCCTCCAGGAACTCCACATGGTCGAGGAGACGCCGGAAGACTGCATCCACGACCTTTACAGCCAGCTTTTCTGGCAGGGGCATCCCCTCGGCATGCCGACGTCGGGAAGCGCCGGGAACGTCGGCAGTTTCGACCGGGAGCAGATTGTCGGCTATTTCGGCGGTCATTTTACCGCCGACAAGCTGATGGTCTGCGCCGCCGGTGACGTGCAGCACGAGGAACTGGTCGCCGCGGTCGAAGAGCTGCTGGCGGAAATGCCCGTCGGCGAAATCGACCTGGTCGATCCGCCGCCCGCGCCGAGTCCGAAGATCGCCGTCGAGAAGCGGCCCATCGAACAGGTCCACTTCTGCCTCGGCACTTCGGCCGTGTCGCAGGCCCATCCCGACAGATTCGCCTGTTTTCTGCTCAACGCCATCCTCGGCGGCGGCATGAGTTCGCGGCTCTTCCAGTCGATCCGCGAGGAACACGGGCTGGCCTATTCGATCTACAGCTACCTGAGCACCCATATCGATACCGGCAGCCTGGTCGTCTACACTGCTACCGCTCCGGACGATTTCGAGCGGACGATCGAGCTGGTTCTGCAGGAGCTGCGCAACCTCAAGGCGCAGCCGGTCGACCGGGGGCTGCTCGACGATACCCGCGAACGGCTGAAGGGGAATCTGGTTCTTTCCCTCGAAAGCACCGACAACCGCATGACCCGGCTCGCCAAGAACCAGCTCTATCTCGGACAGCAGCCGGACATCGACCAGGTGCTCGCCGCCTTCGACCGTGTCGGGGCCGAGGACGTTCTTGAGCTCGCCGGCCGGATCCTGGAGGATGCGAGCCTGAATCTGCAGGTTCTGGGGCAGGTCGACGCCGAGCGCCTTTCCCTGTCCGATTTTTCTCTGACCATCTGAACGATGAAGATACCGACAGTCAGAATCAGGCGGCTTCGAGACGAAGCCATTCTTCCCGAATACATGACTCCCGGAGCGGCCGGCATGGATCTGTACGCCTGCCCGGACGTCCCCATGGTGCTGGCGCCCGGAGAACGGGCCCTGGTGCCCACCGGCCTGGCGATGGAAATTCCCGACGGCTACGAGGGGCAGGTCCGTCCCCGTTCCGGCCTGGCGCTAAGGCTCGGCCTGGGCATGGTCAACGCCCCGGGCACCATCGATTCCGATTACCGGGGCGAAGTGGGCGTGCTGCTCATCAACCTCGGTCAGGACGAGGTGACCGTCAATCCCGGGGACCGCATCGCCCAGCTGGTCATCACTCCTGTGGTGCAGGCCCGGCTGGTCGAGGTCGGAGAGCTGAGCCCGACCCGCCGGGGAGAGGGGGGATTCGGCCATACCGGCAGGGGAAGGAAGAAGGGCCATGGCTGACGGCAGACGGCCGGAAGAACTGCTGGTATTCCCCTGCGATTACCAGTTCAAGGTCTTTACCGACCGGGCGGATGTCGGTGTTTTTCGCCGCACCATGATCGAACGGGCGCGTGGCGTTGTCGGCGGAAGCAGGCTGTCGGTGTCGGAGCGAAAGAGCTCCCGCGGCCGCTATACCTGCTTCACCATGACGGTCGCGGTCGCCAGTCGGCAGCAGGTGGACGGGGTCTATCAGGCGCTGCGTTGCCTGGAAGGGGTCTGCTACCTTCTCTGACCGCGGCATTGCCGGCACGGCGCTGATGGCAGGGACTTGCCGAAGCCGCCGGCTCGGTGTATTCTCCGGAAGACATCCTGTCGATCCCGGCTGAACCCGAAAGGTGCCCCATGCTGCTGAGAATCAATCCGGAAAATCCCCAGGTACGCCTGATCAACCGGACGGTCGACGTCCTCAGGCAGGGTGGCGTCATCGCCTATCCGACCGACACCGTTTACGGCATCGGCTGCGACATCTTCAATCGCAAGGGTGTCAAGAAGATCTACCAGATCAAGCAGCGCGATCCGCGCAAACCCTTTTCCTTCATCTGTTCCGACCTGTCCGAGGCGGCCAATTACGCACACATAAGCAACTTCGCCTTCAAGCTGATGAAGCGCCACCTGCCCGGACCCTACACATTCGTTCTCGAGGCCACCCGCGTGGTGCCCGATCTGCTGACGACACGGCAGAAGACGGTCGGCATCCGCATCCCCGATCATCCCATCCCCCTGGCCATCGTCCGCGAGCTGGGGCATCCGCTGGTCACCACCAGTGCCAATCTGTCGGGAAACGACACCATCGAGGACCCGGACGACATATTCGACCGGATGGGCAGGATGCTCGACTGTGTTGTCGACGGCGGCATTCTCAGCGGTGAGCCTTCGACCGTCATCAGTCTGGTCAACGATCAGCCCGAGTTGCTGCGCATGGGGAGCGGCCCGGTGGACTGGCTGGAGGTCTGAATCGTGACGGCCGGCAAGGAGATCGTCGTCGCTTTCTACGGAATGCGCTTCCCGCGCCGCGACTGGTCGGTCCATTTCGACTGGAACGAGGTGATGAGCTTCCTCGAGGAACAGACGGCGGAGCTGGCACCCCTCGGCATCCGGCTGAAGGTCGAGCGGGATTCTTCGCGGGTGATCGACATCAACGGCTATGGTGACCTGCTCAACGCCGTTCGTCTCCGGTCATCGCAGGACGGACTCGGCAATCCCTGTCTCGGGCATGTCATCGGCGCCAGCGCCGATCTCGACTTTCTGGCCGATTTGAAACGCGGCATCGGCCGCATCGCCTTCGCGCCCGAGATGATCGCCCCCGACACCGAATACCGCAAGGTCTGCCACAACTGCGGTTGCGGCTGCTGAACGGAAAGAGTCCTTCCGTCCCTTCCTGTTCCATCCTTTTCAAACGTGGATGCAATGAACGATCGTGTCCGGTTTTTTCGGCCGCAATTCGTCTACCGGTTTGTAGGTGTTGAGCGGTCGAGGGTGCGCAGGTAGAGCAGAAGGGATTCGAGTTCCTGTGAGTCGGCCGGGAGCATTTCGCCCTTGAGGGCGTCCCGGATGCAGAAGTTGATCATCTCGCGCAGCATCGGGTCGTCGTAGGCCGCGATCTCCTGCAGCCCCTTGCCGTTGGCATGGCAACCGGCGCAGCTGCGGCCGTTGGTCGACAGGGCCGTCGAGGAGAAAAGACGTTCGCCCAACGCCCTGTTCGGGGTCTCGATGGCGGCGCCGCCCGAAGGCAGAAACAACGCCGCCAGCAACGCCGGAATGATCAGCCGCCCGGCCATGACTTCTTCCGCTCTCAGGTGAAGGTCAGCTTCCGCTCGAGATCGGTCGAATGGCTGACCCTCTTGGCCTGCTCCATGCTGATGATGTCGTGCTTGAGCAGGTGAATGAGGTGCTGGTCCATGGTCTGCATCCGGTACTGGACCCGGCCGTTCTCGATATGTTTCTCGATCTCTTCCAGCCGTCCTTCGCGAATGCAGGCCTCGATGGTGGTCGTGTTGCGCATGATTTCCACTACCGGCAGGATGTGTTCACCCGATTTGTCCTTCACCAGGCGCAGGGAGATGGTCGCCACCAGGATCTCGGCCAGCCGCTGCAGGACGATGTCCTGGGCCTCCGGCGGAAAGAAGCCGGTCAGCCGGCTGATGGTCGAGGTCGCGCTCTGGGTGTGCAGGGTGGACAGGACCAGATGCCCGGTTTCAGCCGCCCGCAGGCAGGCTTCGGCGGTTTCGGCGTCGCGCATCTCGCCGACCATGATCACGTCCGGGTCCATGCGCATGGCGGCTTTCAGCGCCTCGGAAAATCCCCTGGTGTCGATGCCGATTTCTCGCTGAACGATGCAACTCTTGTTTGACTTGAAGACAAATTCGACGGGATCTTCGATGGTTATGATGTTGTAGGTGAAGCGTTCGTTCATGTCCCTGAGCATGGCGGCCAGGGTGGTCGACTTGCCGTTTCCGGTCGGTCCCGTCACCAGGATCAGGCCGTTGGGGGCCTGCACGATCTCCTCGAGCACCGAAGGCAGGTGCAGTTCCTTGTAGGTGCCGACGTACGGCGGGATGACCCGCATGACGATGCCGTAATGGCCGCGCTGACGAAAGATGCTGACCCGGAAGCGTCCGCCGTGCGGCAGGGCATAGGAGGTGTCGATCTCTTCCGGTCCCGCCGGCAGCTCGCGGCCGTGCTGGGCGAGGATGGTTTTGGCGATGAATTCTGTGTCCTCGGGTGTCAGCACCGGCAACCGGGAGCGGATCAGCTGCCCCCGACCGCGGAAGAAGGGTGGATTGTCGATCTCGAAGTGAACGTCGGATACTTTTTTGTCAAAAGCGATCTCCAGAATCTGTGCAAGTGTCTTGGCATCCATGTAATGACTCCGATGTCGAAACGGTGAAGGGCTACCGTCCTACCGTCAGGCGCTGCGTTTCTCGATCTGCTTGCGCAACAGGGCGTTTTCCAGCGACAGACCAGCCTGGCTGGCCATGATTTCGAAAATGTTCGCCGGTATCGGCTTGGGTTCGTCACAGCCGAAATCGGCATAGGTGATCGACACCACCCGGCCTCGGACCTTCATCGGCAACAGCAGGATGCGGCGCGAGGCGGGTGCCCCGACAAGCTCGAACAGCCGGCCGAGGCCGTGATTTTCACTCTCGGCGAAGAAGATGTTGCCGCTGGCGATGACCTGTGCCAGCGCCGTTCTTTCTTCTACCGGAAAACTGAACCCCAAAGAGGGGCGGCTGTCGAACCTGTCACCGAAACCGAGGCATTTTTCGACGTGGATTCCCCGCGAGGAGACGATCATGGTCAGGGTTCGGGGAAAGAATTTCCGGACCACCCGCAGCAGGGCGTAGGAAACGTCGGGTGCGTCCTTGAGGCCCTGCAGTTCGCTCAGCTGCTCCCTGATCGATTCCGCCAGAACCGACGGTTGCGCCGCGAGCCGCCGTACCAGGCAGGCGAAGGCCTCGAGAAAGAGGATCATCTCGTCGACGAACCGGTCGGTTCCCACCGACAGGTCGGGTTTGGGCAGCACCGCCGTGGCGCCTTCGCGGATCGCCTGCAGCAGGAACATCGTCTGACCGGGGTTGCCCATCTGGATCAGGGGTACGTCCGGGTATCGGCTGCGGATCTTTTGGCGCAGGTCGGAGAGTTCTTCCGGCGAAAAGCCGGTGGTGTCGCTGTCTGGCGCATCGAGCACCAGTACCGGCATGATGCTCTTTGCCAGCGACTGATCGAGGATTGGAACCAGATCCGATTCGCTCTGGGACGAAAAGCTCATCAATCCGGTATGGCGGCAGGCCGTGGTGGCCGTGTGCCGGGTGAAGGGATCCTGGCTGAACAGCACCACCCCCTGCCGCTGGATGTCGACCTTGGCGCCGTCCGTCTTGGTGTCCGGGCTGTTGGCGTAGCTGGTGAGAAAATCGACCAGGCGCTTCTGGTCGGCCGGCGAGAGCTTGGGCAGAAACTTCGTCACCGCCTGACGGTGTTCCTCCGCCTCGTCCCTGTCTTCGAGGGTGGCGAATACCTCAGGGATGCGGGGCTCGATGCGATCGAGAATGTCGAGGCCGAGATCCTCGACCGAAATCACGGGCTTTTCGCTCTCTTCCCGTCGCTCGGCAGCTGCGGTTATTGTCTGACCGGCCGTGTCGTCAGTCGGCTGCGGAGCGGGTTCGTCATCGAAAATCCCGTCGGCAAGTTCGCCGTCGCGCAACTTTTCGTCGTAGATGCGCAGGGCGTCCATGAGGATGTTCTGGGTGTCGAGATTGATCTCCTGGTGACACTTTTCCGGAAAATAGCGGTATTCGTCGGCGATGACGCTGTTGTCGAGATCGAGGGTGAAAGTGCCTCTTTCCCAGGTCAGGATTTCGACGATGGTCAGCTCGATGAGGATTTCCAGTCCCCGGTAGGCGTCCTCGCGCGACAGACGACCCGACTCGATGAGGGTGGCGATCAGCGGTTTGCGCTGGTCGCCCGCTTCCCGCTGGACCCTGAGAGCCCATTCCCGGTCCTCGGGGGTGATGGCCTTCATCTCGACCAGGATCTGGCCGATGCGCACACTGAGGTTTGAATGGTTGGCGCTGACAATGTAGCCTTCGCTGAAGACCAGCTGGCTCTGCCGGCCGTTCCCCTGAACGGTCAGGGTGCCCGACTTGCGGGTCGAATGCAGCAGCTGAATGACGTCGACTATGGGCAGGTGTTCGAGGTCGCCGGTAAAGGACATCTTCTGTCGCCTGTTTCAGGGGCCCGACGCCGGGCCGGTTGTGGACATCCGCTTGAAATTTCTAACGGTTCTGTTCTACATACCTTTTCGTCGCCGGGATTTCAAGTCACAAGTCCCTTTTTCTTTACTCCATTTGTCATCGATTCGCCGGCGGACCGCGGTCCACAAATGGTGGACCAAAAAAAGCCCGGCTCGATTGAGCCGGGCTTTTCTTTTTCTGGTGCCGAAGGCGAGACTCGAACTCGCACGGCCGGATGGCCACCACCCCCTCAAGATGGCGTGTCTACCAGTTCCACCACTTCGGCAGGCGACGTATTTATACAGATTCGCTTCAGGCGTGTCAACCGCCTTGAATTATTTTTTTTCCGCCGGCGTCGCCGGGGTCGGAGCCGCAGCCGGAGCGCTGTCGGCGGCCTTGGGTGCGACGACATCGGGCATAACGCTCGAGGCACCGGGCAGGCCGTGGAAGTAGGCCAGAATGAGGCTTGTCAGCATGAAAATGACGGCGGCGGCGGTGGTCAGCCTGGCGATGAACGACTGTCCGCCGGTGGCGCCAAAGACGGTCTGCGAAGCGCCGGCGCCGAAAGAGGCTCCGAGCTCGGCTCCCTTGCCAGTGCCCTGCAGCAGGACAATGACGATCAGGGCGATGCAGACGACGACATGCAAAACTACCAGAAAAGTGACCATGGCGTTACGACAAGGCTCCTTTGCTTGAATTGGGCGCGACGCAGGACTGTAGCACAAAATGCCGCGTTGAAAAAGCCCAAAATGCCCGGAATTTCACCGCTCATCCGCTTCGGGCGAAATTCATGATCCGAATGAAGTCTTCGGCCTGCAGGCTGGCGCCGCCGACCAGGGCGCCGTCGATGTTCTCCCGGGCCATGAGACCGTCGATGTTCTCCGGCTTGACGCTGCCGCCATAGAGAATCCGCATCGCTTCGGCCTCGCTCTGGCCGAAAAGGCCTCCGACAAGCCCCCGGACGAAGCTGTGTGCTTCTTCCGCCTGGTCGCTGGTCGCCGTACGGCCGGTGCCGATGGCCCAGACCGGTTCGTAGGCGATGACCACCCGCGCCAGCTGCTCGCCGGCCAGTCCCTTGAGCCCTTCGCTGACCTGGGTCTTGAGAACGTCGTACATCCGTTCCTGCTCGCGCTCCTCCAGGGTCTCGCCGATGCAGAGAATGACGTTCAGCCCCGCCGCCAGGGCTGCATGGACCTTCCGGTTGATGAGGGCGTCGTTCTCGCCGAAGATTTTCCGCCGCTCGGAGTGACCGAGAATGACGTGGCTGCAGCCGGCGTCGACCAGCATCGACGGAGCGATTTCGCCGGTAAAGGCCCCCTTGTCCTCGCAGTAGCAGTTCTGGGCCGCCACCCTCAGAGCGCTGTCGGCGGGCAGGGCACCGACGACCCCGGCCAGGGCGGTGAAGGGCGGGGCGACGATCACCTCGACATCGTCGAGGGCCGCGGCCGCCGCGGCCAGTT
This portion of the Geothermobacter ehrlichii genome encodes:
- the secG gene encoding preprotein translocase subunit SecG — protein: MVTFLVVLHVVVCIALIVIVLLQGTGKGAELGASFGAGASQTVFGATGGQSFIARLTTAAAVIFMLTSLILAYFHGLPGASSVMPDVVAPKAADSAPAAAPTPATPAEKK
- a CDS encoding response regulator; translated protein: MSFTGDLEHLPIVDVIQLLHSTRKSGTLTVQGNGRQSQLVFSEGYIVSANHSNLSVRIGQILVEMKAITPEDREWALRVQREAGDQRKPLIATLIESGRLSREDAYRGLEILIELTIVEILTWERGTFTLDLDNSVIADEYRYFPEKCHQEINLDTQNILMDALRIYDEKLRDGELADGIFDDEPAPQPTDDTAGQTITAAAERREESEKPVISVEDLGLDILDRIEPRIPEVFATLEDRDEAEEHRQAVTKFLPKLSPADQKRLVDFLTSYANSPDTKTDGAKVDIQRQGVVLFSQDPFTRHTATTACRHTGLMSFSSQSESDLVPILDQSLAKSIMPVLVLDAPDSDTTGFSPEELSDLRQKIRSRYPDVPLIQMGNPGQTMFLLQAIREGATAVLPKPDLSVGTDRFVDEMILFLEAFACLVRRLAAQPSVLAESIREQLSELQGLKDAPDVSYALLRVVRKFFPRTLTMIVSSRGIHVEKCLGFGDRFDSRPSLGFSFPVEERTALAQVIASGNIFFAESENHGLGRLFELVGAPASRRILLLPMKVRGRVVSITYADFGCDEPKPIPANIFEIMASQAGLSLENALLRKQIEKRSA
- a CDS encoding YbeD family protein is translated as MADGRRPEELLVFPCDYQFKVFTDRADVGVFRRTMIERARGVVGGSRLSVSERKSSRGRYTCFTMTVAVASRQQVDGVYQALRCLEGVCYLL
- the dut gene encoding dUTP diphosphatase, whose amino-acid sequence is MKIPTVRIRRLRDEAILPEYMTPGAAGMDLYACPDVPMVLAPGERALVPTGLAMEIPDGYEGQVRPRSGLALRLGLGMVNAPGTIDSDYRGEVGVLLINLGQDEVTVNPGDRIAQLVITPVVQARLVEVGELSPTRRGEGGFGHTGRGRKKGHG
- a CDS encoding L-threonylcarbamoyladenylate synthase; protein product: MLLRINPENPQVRLINRTVDVLRQGGVIAYPTDTVYGIGCDIFNRKGVKKIYQIKQRDPRKPFSFICSDLSEAANYAHISNFAFKLMKRHLPGPYTFVLEATRVVPDLLTTRQKTVGIRIPDHPIPLAIVRELGHPLVTTSANLSGNDTIEDPDDIFDRMGRMLDCVVDGGILSGEPSTVISLVNDQPELLRMGSGPVDWLEV
- a CDS encoding c-type cytochrome, coding for MAGRLIIPALLAALFLPSGGAAIETPNRALGERLFSSTALSTNGRSCAGCHANGKGLQEIAAYDDPMLREMINFCIRDALKGEMLPADSQELESLLLYLRTLDRSTPTNR
- the tpiA gene encoding triose-phosphate isomerase; the encoded protein is MRKPIIAGNWKMHKTIAEATGLAAELAAAAAALDDVEVIVAPPFTALAGVVGALPADSALRVAAQNCYCEDKGAFTGEIAPSMLVDAGCSHVILGHSERRKIFGENDALINRKVHAALAAGLNVILCIGETLEEREQERMYDVLKTQVSEGLKGLAGEQLARVVIAYEPVWAIGTGRTATSDQAEEAHSFVRGLVGGLFGQSEAEAMRILYGGSVKPENIDGLMARENIDGALVGGASLQAEDFIRIMNFARSG
- a CDS encoding M16 family metallopeptidase yields the protein MIRSTRLDNGILVLSENMPGVRSVSLGYWFRSGSRHEPPELNGITHFIEHMLFRGTSSRSAHAIAREMDAVGGFLNAFTSREFCCLYAKVQGDKLPLAMDLLSDILLNSRFDAREIDKERRVVLQELHMVEETPEDCIHDLYSQLFWQGHPLGMPTSGSAGNVGSFDREQIVGYFGGHFTADKLMVCAAGDVQHEELVAAVEELLAEMPVGEIDLVDPPPAPSPKIAVEKRPIEQVHFCLGTSAVSQAHPDRFACFLLNAILGGGMSSRLFQSIREEHGLAYSIYSYLSTHIDTGSLVVYTATAPDDFERTIELVLQELRNLKAQPVDRGLLDDTRERLKGNLVLSLESTDNRMTRLAKNQLYLGQQPDIDQVLAAFDRVGAEDVLELAGRILEDASLNLQVLGQVDAERLSLSDFSLTI
- a CDS encoding type IV pilus twitching motility protein PilT, giving the protein MDAKTLAQILEIAFDKKVSDVHFEIDNPPFFRGRGQLIRSRLPVLTPEDTEFIAKTILAQHGRELPAGPEEIDTSYALPHGGRFRVSIFRQRGHYGIVMRVIPPYVGTYKELHLPSVLEEIVQAPNGLILVTGPTGNGKSTTLAAMLRDMNERFTYNIITIEDPVEFVFKSNKSCIVQREIGIDTRGFSEALKAAMRMDPDVIMVGEMRDAETAEACLRAAETGHLVLSTLHTQSATSTISRLTGFFPPEAQDIVLQRLAEILVATISLRLVKDKSGEHILPVVEIMRNTTTIEACIREGRLEEIEKHIENGRVQYRMQTMDQHLIHLLKHDIISMEQAKRVSHSTDLERKLTFT